The DNA region CCCGCCACAAGCGCGGGCACGATCGAGAGCGACCAAAGAGCGCCGACGCCGACAAACACCAGCCGCCACCAGTCGTGTTTGAACTGATTGACCAGAATGCGCCACCTGAGGCTCAGGATTGCTGCAACCACGTCAGATCCCGTTGCTCGCTCGTGTCGCCTACAAGCGCAACAAATCGCGCCTCAAGGTCGCCATCGCCCCGCACCTCGTCGAGCGGGCCTTCCGCCAGGACGCGGCCGGCGCCGATGATCGCGACCCGGTCGCACAGCCTCTCCACGAGCGCCATCACGTGGGAAGAGATCACGACGGTGCCGCCGGAAGCCACGAACGACTGCAAGATGTTCCGGATCCCCGTGGCGGACACGGGATCGACGGCCTCAAAGGGCTCGTCGAGCACCAAAACACGTGGTGCGTGAACCAACGCGCATGCGAGTCCGATCTTCTTGGCCATGCCCGCGGAAAAGTCGGTGACGAGGGTGCTGCCCGCTGCAGCTAGGTCGAGGGCGGCGAGGAGGTCGTCCCTGCGCTCCCTCACCACGTCGGGATCGAGCCCCCTGAGGATGCCCGCGTACGAGATCAGTTCGGACCCCGTGAGGCGATCAAAGGTGCGCAGGCCATCAGGCAGCACGCCGAGCATCGGCTTGGCAATGGTGGGGTTCTTCCACAGGTCGACGCCGTCGACGATGACGACGCCCGCGTCAGGCGTGAGTAACCCGGTCGCCATCGACAGGGTGGTCGTCTTGCCCGCGCCGTTTGGTCCCAGGAGCCCGAAGAAGGAGCCTGCGGGAATCTCTAGGTCGATGCCGTCGACGGCGATGGTGGACCCAAAACGCTTGCGCAGCCCGTGGAGGCCGAGGGCAGGGCGATCTGAGGGCATAGCGACAGGATAGGCGTCCGATTCTGACTCGAGTCGCGGGCGCTAGGCGGACGTGAAGACGAATGTCAGGTATGCCACATAGGCGGCGACAAGAAGTAGACCCTCGATGCGCGTCACCCTGCCCCGACCGAGCGGCCACACGGCGAACACGACGAGCGCCGACGCAAAGGCAAACACCACGGGGATATCGCGCATCACGAGGTCCGCAGAAATGGCCGCGGGCGAAATCACTCCCGCGAGCCCAATGACTCCAAGCGTGTTGAAGAGGTTGGAACCGATCACGTTTCCAAGGGCAAGGTCGTTTTCACCCTTGCGCGCGGCGGCAATCGACGAGGCGAGCTCTGGCGCGGAGGTGCCGAGGGCCACGACCGTCAGTCCGATCACGAGGTCGGACCATCCCAGGCCCTTCGCGATCGCCACCGCCCCCCACACCAGCACCCTCGATGAGACGACCAGCAGGAGAAGGCCCGCGATGAGCCATCCCCATGCCGCCCTGCGCGTGAGCGGGTGGGCGGCGGCCTCGGCCTCAACCTGCTTGCCCAACTCGTCGTCCGTGGAACGTCGCGCCACCAAGATCGACCACACGATGAGGACCACAAGCACCGCGAGAAGCACCACCGCGTCGGCCCTGCTCACGTGCTTGTCGAAGGTCAGCACGCCAAGCAACACGGTGACGCCTAGCAGCACCGGAAGTTCCTTGCGCAGGATTCCCCTATGCACGAGAACGGGGGTCACCACCGCGGTCACACCAAGGATCAGGCCGATGTTGGCGATGTTGGAGCCCAACGCGTTGCCGAAGGCCAACTCGGGCTGGCCTCCCGCAGCGGCGAATACGGACACCACGAGTTCGGGGGCCGAGGTGCCGAATCCGATGACGAGCATGCCCACCAGGAGCGCAGGCATTCCGAGGTATCGCGCCACGGCCGCGGCGCCGTCGACAAATCTGGCGGCACTCCAGGCGAGCGCCGCCAGGCCGATCACGGTGGCGAGGATCGCGAGAATCACG from Demequina lutea includes:
- a CDS encoding ABC transporter ATP-binding protein; translated protein: MPSDRPALGLHGLRKRFGSTIAVDGIDLEIPAGSFFGLLGPNGAGKTTTLSMATGLLTPDAGVVIVDGVDLWKNPTIAKPMLGVLPDGLRTFDRLTGSELISYAGILRGLDPDVVRERRDDLLAALDLAAAGSTLVTDFSAGMAKKIGLACALVHAPRVLVLDEPFEAVDPVSATGIRNILQSFVASGGTVVISSHVMALVERLCDRVAIIGAGRVLAEGPLDEVRGDGDLEARFVALVGDTSEQRDLTWLQQS
- a CDS encoding calcium/sodium antiporter — protein: MILAILATVIGLAALAWSAARFVDGAAAVARYLGMPALLVGMLVIGFGTSAPELVVSVFAAAGGQPELAFGNALGSNIANIGLILGVTAVVTPVLVHRGILRKELPVLLGVTVLLGVLTFDKHVSRADAVVLLAVLVVLIVWSILVARRSTDDELGKQVEAEAAAHPLTRRAAWGWLIAGLLLLVVSSRVLVWGAVAIAKGLGWSDLVIGLTVVALGTSAPELASSIAAARKGENDLALGNVIGSNLFNTLGVIGLAGVISPAAISADLVMRDIPVVFAFASALVVFAVWPLGRGRVTRIEGLLLVAAYVAYLTFVFTSA